In Candidatus Desulfofervidus auxilii, one genomic interval encodes:
- a CDS encoding DUF6364 family protein — MATKILTIAVSEEIWKKIKQIAALQGKSISALMREQIEKFLGEENRYTEVHERIAKIAKENRGKLEKWERKELYDV; from the coding sequence ATGGCTACTAAAATACTGACAATAGCGGTTTCAGAGGAAATTTGGAAGAAAATTAAACAAATCGCGGCTTTACAGGGAAAAAGTATATCAGCCTTGATGAGAGAGCAAATAGAAAAATTTTTAGGGGAAGAAAATAGATATACAGAGGTTCATGAAAGGATTGCAAAGATAGCCAAGGAGAACAGGGGTAAGTTAGAAAAGTGGGAAAGAAAAGAGCTTTACGATGTATAA
- a CDS encoding HEAT repeat domain-containing protein, producing MENRDDYLRQRGISPHVERVLSEKHFFSRELLSVLNATDLQELKEIAMGKIPQISRGDRVKALSAIARIGAAEECKILSKIIADEKEEVDLRAVAAANLSLLPPEDAERELITHLNVENELVQAKIIRSLGCIGSKKAIEALDRISQAPSDFIKKEIAFAKTLISYRFGLDRDTLPFVPGADRKLEARSDAINFIIKQIGKDGLMNYLQSFEGSNYGIEVSENIGFKVECGGRVTFLFLLNKKYDHHILSSIIEKKVLFGLLARYIEERDTYTTQSLVLSSPYDRHTLDIIVCRTDGEPLFSGRGYIKESTMTFSITDIERPGTLPCQITGRLTDESLEFQKCYFLKRRQNKRSIMRLNR from the coding sequence ATGGAGAATAGAGATGATTATTTAAGGCAACGTGGGATTTCTCCTCATGTAGAGAGGGTGCTTTCTGAGAAACACTTTTTTTCTCGTGAGTTGTTATCTGTTTTAAATGCTACTGACCTACAGGAACTCAAAGAAATTGCCATGGGGAAAATTCCTCAAATAAGCAGAGGAGATAGAGTGAAAGCCTTATCAGCTATAGCTCGCATAGGAGCTGCCGAGGAATGTAAAATTCTAAGCAAGATTATAGCGGACGAGAAAGAAGAGGTTGATTTACGAGCAGTTGCAGCAGCGAACCTCAGCCTTTTACCACCAGAAGATGCCGAGCGTGAGTTGATTACCCATCTGAATGTTGAGAACGAGTTAGTTCAAGCAAAAATTATTAGATCATTAGGGTGTATTGGTAGTAAAAAGGCGATTGAAGCACTGGATAGAATCTCTCAAGCACCTTCAGATTTTATTAAGAAAGAAATAGCTTTTGCAAAAACGCTGATTTCATATCGATTTGGTCTTGATCGTGATACGCTACCATTTGTACCCGGAGCCGATAGAAAATTAGAAGCAAGAAGCGATGCTATTAATTTTATTATTAAACAAATTGGAAAAGATGGATTGATGAATTATCTCCAATCCTTTGAAGGTAGTAATTATGGGATAGAAGTATCTGAAAATATTGGATTTAAAGTAGAGTGTGGTGGTAGAGTCACCTTCCTTTTTTTACTAAACAAGAAATATGATCACCATATCTTATCAAGCATTATAGAAAAGAAAGTGCTCTTTGGTTTATTAGCTCGATATATTGAGGAGAGAGATACATACACAACGCAATCTTTGGTATTGTCATCTCCTTACGATCGTCACACTCTTGATATCATAGTTTGCCGGACTGATGGTGAACCCTTATTTTCAGGTCGAGGGTATATTAAAGAAAGCACAATGACCTTCTCAATAACCGATATAGAACGCCCTGGAACTTTACCATGTCAAATCACCGGCCGATTGACTGATGAGAGTTTGGAGTTTCAAAAATGCTACTTCCTTAAAAGACGACAAAACAAGCGTAGCATAATGAGACTAAATAGGTAA
- the recN gene encoding DNA repair protein RecN, producing the protein MLASLKIKDIAIIDELDIKFCPHLNIITGETGAGKSIIINAVKLLSGERAPRNMIRYGAERGYVYAEFFEENKEIKIERTIYTSGRSRTRINEGPVGLKELCERISPLLSICGQREYELLLDEERQIDIIDHYGGLLPIRNSVAEGYTRLNYLKARLDYLNELIKEREKQRALLLFEADTIDRAKLKVGEDKELLEEKERLVNAERLKRAAVSSYMLLYEKENSIISILSGIERELSEASSIDSRLKESADKMKETRYLLEDIAYSLRDYAERVFYDKERLDEIEERLSLIDSLKKRFGGSIEEILSYRKRIEDEISSGSEYKEEVKRLCEEIPALKRELNQRADELSKKRKEAAARLKSEVEKGLLSLNMRARFDTEFIGTELTERGKERASFLFSANPGEPLRPLSMTASGGELCRVLLVIKTILSGRYSIPTVIFDEVDVGIGGRTGEVVGRMLKELSESQQVICITHLPQIAAFADRHFFVKKEIKDKRTVTRVKVLEGNERIDEIARMLGGDKAAIEHAREMVKIGSPI; encoded by the coding sequence ATGCTGGCCTCACTAAAGATAAAAGATATAGCCATAATAGATGAGCTTGATATAAAGTTTTGCCCTCACTTAAACATAATTACGGGTGAGACAGGGGCAGGTAAGTCAATTATCATAAATGCAGTGAAGCTTCTTTCAGGAGAAAGGGCACCAAGGAATATGATAAGGTATGGGGCTGAGAGGGGATATGTCTATGCTGAGTTTTTTGAGGAAAATAAAGAGATAAAGATTGAGAGGACAATATATACATCGGGAAGGTCAAGGACAAGGATAAATGAAGGACCTGTAGGCCTAAAGGAGCTCTGTGAGAGGATATCCCCCCTTCTTAGCATATGCGGCCAGCGTGAGTATGAGCTTCTTTTAGATGAGGAGAGGCAGATTGACATAATTGACCACTATGGTGGCCTCCTTCCAATAAGAAATAGCGTAGCAGAGGGATATACAAGGCTAAACTATCTAAAGGCAAGGCTAGATTATCTAAATGAGCTGATAAAGGAAAGAGAAAAGCAGAGGGCGCTTCTTTTATTTGAGGCAGATACAATAGACAGGGCAAAACTAAAGGTAGGTGAGGATAAGGAGCTTTTAGAAGAAAAAGAAAGATTAGTTAATGCAGAGAGGCTAAAGAGGGCTGCTGTATCTTCCTATATGTTACTGTATGAAAAGGAAAACTCTATTATATCTATCCTATCAGGGATAGAGAGGGAACTCTCTGAGGCCTCATCTATTGACAGTAGGCTTAAGGAATCAGCCGATAAGATGAAGGAAACTCGCTATCTGCTTGAGGATATAGCATATTCACTAAGGGATTATGCAGAAAGGGTCTTCTATGATAAAGAGAGGCTGGATGAGATAGAAGAGAGGCTTAGCCTAATTGATAGCCTAAAGAAGAGGTTTGGTGGTAGCATTGAGGAGATCCTCTCTTATAGAAAGAGGATAGAGGATGAAATTTCATCAGGCAGTGAGTATAAGGAGGAGGTAAAAAGGCTCTGTGAGGAGATACCAGCCCTTAAAAGGGAGCTAAATCAAAGGGCAGATGAGCTGTCAAAAAAGAGAAAGGAGGCAGCAGCAAGGCTTAAATCTGAGGTAGAAAAGGGGCTTTTATCCCTTAATATGAGGGCAAGGTTTGATACTGAGTTTATAGGGACAGAGCTAACTGAGAGGGGAAAGGAAAGGGCAAGCTTTTTATTCTCTGCAAACCCAGGTGAGCCACTTAGACCCCTTTCAATGACTGCATCAGGTGGTGAGCTCTGCAGGGTACTACTTGTCATAAAGACTATCCTCTCAGGAAGATACAGCATCCCAACAGTTATATTTGATGAGGTAGATGTTGGCATAGGCGGAAGGACAGGCGAGGTAGTTGGAAGGATGCTAAAGGAGCTTTCAGAATCACAGCAGGTAATATGCATAACACACCTACCACAGATTGCAGCCTTTGCAGACAGGCACTTTTTTGTCAAAAAGGAGATAAAGGATAAAAGGACGGTTACAAGGGTAAAGGTGCTAGAGGGTAATGAGAGGATAGATGAGATTGCAAGGATGCTAGGGGGTGATAAGGCAGCAATAGAGCATGCAAGGGAGATGGTTAAAATTGGCAGCCCTATTTAG
- a CDS encoding zinc-dependent metalloprotease family protein, translated as MSIKRQLELIKGPCLKGINLILVGSQNFTAADFNEIEYAIQFMRDIYSQVNLGIRKISKWYSVPGSASLSSSDAFDLADEYKVDNDFLDLFIVRTMTDADGVSSIDGPCDKDTKDGECVVSLNGNPNNSGNTFAHEIGHFLGLGHSGDPNNFITSASNANTAITNNQGNTMKKHCFVDKGCY; from the coding sequence ATGTCCATTAAGCGACAATTAGAATTGATAAAAGGTCCATGCCTTAAAGGTATAAATCTTATCTTGGTAGGATCTCAAAATTTTACAGCAGCAGATTTTAACGAGATTGAATATGCTATACAATTTATGCGGGATATCTATTCACAAGTAAATCTTGGAATTCGAAAAATTAGCAAGTGGTACTCTGTACCAGGTTCAGCGAGTCTCTCTTCGAGTGATGCCTTCGACCTAGCAGATGAGTACAAAGTTGATAATGATTTTCTTGATCTCTTCATTGTTCGGACTATGACAGATGCAGATGGGGTATCTTCTATAGATGGCCCTTGTGACAAGGATACTAAAGACGGAGAGTGTGTAGTATCACTTAATGGCAATCCCAATAACTCTGGGAATACCTTTGCACACGAGATTGGTCACTTCCTCGGACTAGGGCACAGTGGAGACCCTAACAACTTTATTACCAGTGCATCTAATGCTAATACAGCAATTACAAACAATCAAGGAAACACAATGAAGAAACATTGTTTTGTAGATAAAGGTTGTTATTGA
- a CDS encoding 3'-5' exonuclease encodes MDNIMLDLETLGTVITQIGAVYFDWTGKTGETFLVNVNIKSCLDRDLEIKYKELKFWLENRSRITWNKNTIPLTKALEELTTFCKINKKAHVWSHYYDIEILENACQKLGQKLPFHYTRWKDIRTLVFLAGLQKERKENNKDPKTHNALDDCLYQISYCCKAYKLLKK; translated from the coding sequence ATGGACAATATTATGTTAGACCTGGAAACGCTGGGCACAGTTATTACCCAGATCGGTGCAGTGTACTTTGACTGGACAGGAAAAACCGGAGAAACTTTTCTTGTTAACGTTAACATAAAATCCTGCCTGGATAGGGACTTAGAAATCAAATACAAGGAACTCAAATTCTGGTTGGAAAATAGAAGCAGGATTACCTGGAACAAGAACACCATTCCTTTAACAAAGGCCCTGGAAGAGTTAACGACTTTCTGCAAAATCAACAAAAAAGCCCATGTCTGGTCACATTATTACGATATAGAAATACTGGAAAATGCCTGTCAGAAACTTGGACAAAAACTCCCATTTCACTATACAAGATGGAAGGATATCAGGACTTTGGTGTTTTTGGCAGGACTTCAAAAAGAAAGGAAAGAAAATAATAAAGACCCAAAAACACATAACGCACTGGATGATTGTTTATATCAGATAAGTTATTGTTGTAAGGCATATAAATTGCTGAAAAAATAA
- a CDS encoding PIN domain-containing protein, whose product MYKAFFDTNILAYEFDKSEHRKQALVVDLINEWRPSGRMIISTQVLQELYVVLIQKLKPALKEEIAEEIIRNYSKLDVVIIDPSLILSGIGIKRKYKISFWDALIVAAAQRAGCKILFTEDLSHGMKIAGIEIVNPFFKFAVL is encoded by the coding sequence ATGTATAAAGCTTTTTTTGATACTAATATTTTAGCCTATGAATTTGATAAGAGTGAACATAGAAAACAGGCTTTAGTAGTAGATTTGATTAATGAATGGAGACCTTCGGGTCGGATGATAATCTCGACTCAGGTACTTCAAGAACTTTATGTAGTTTTAATACAAAAGCTTAAACCTGCTTTAAAAGAAGAAATAGCTGAAGAGATTATCCGAAATTATAGTAAACTTGATGTAGTGATTATCGATCCGTCTTTAATTTTAAGTGGAATAGGTATAAAAAGAAAATATAAAATTTCTTTTTGGGATGCATTGATAGTGGCAGCAGCTCAAAGAGCAGGATGTAAAATCCTTTTTACAGAAGATCTTTCTCACGGGATGAAAATAGCAGGTATAGAAATAGTTAATCCATTTTTTAAATTCGCTGTTTTGTAG